In Siniperca chuatsi isolate FFG_IHB_CAS linkage group LG16, ASM2008510v1, whole genome shotgun sequence, the following proteins share a genomic window:
- the LOC122863299 gene encoding terminal nucleotidyltransferase 5A-like, with protein MDESVESAAAESCSDGGSINLSVLNWEQVQRLDTILTGSIPIHGRWSFPTLEVKPRDIVKVVRSRMEEKRIHVREVRLNGSAASYVLHEDSGLGWKDLDLIFCADLKGQMEFQIVKDIVLDSLLDFLPEGVNKEKITPVTLKEAYVQKMVKVCNDSDRWSLISLSNNRGKNVELKFVDSLRRQFEFSVDSFQIRLDSLLLFYECSEHPMAATFHPTILGESVYGDFPTALDHLRKRLICTRSPEEIRGGGLLKYCHLLVRGFRAASDSEMKLLQRYMCSRFFIDFSDVSEQRRKLESYLQNHFVDLEDRKYDYLATLYDVVQESTVCLMGHERRQTLSLISSLALRVLAEQNAIPNAANVTCFYQPAPYVSDGNFSNYYVAQVQPVYPCPPSPPQHYLPPPQHPMYATWLPCN; from the exons ATGGACGAGAGCGTTGAGTCTGCTGCGGCTGAGAGCTGCTCGGACGGGGGGAGCATCAACCTCAGCGTGCTCAACTGGGAGCAAGTGCAGCGTCTGGACACGATCCTCACCGGCTCCATCCCCATCCACGGCCGGTGGAGCTTCCCCACTCTGGAGGTGAAGCCGCGGGATATCGTCAAGGTGGTCCGGAGCCGCATGGAGGAGAAACGGATACATGTCCGGGAGGTGCGACTGAACGGCTCCGCGGCCAGCTACGTCCTGCACGAGGACAGCGGTCTGGGGTGGAAAGATCTGGACTTAATATTCTGCGCCGATTTGAAAGGACAGATGGAGTTTCAGATAGTGAAGGATATAGTTCTGGACTCACTTCTAGACTTCTTGCCCGAGGGAGTGAATAAAGAAAAGATCACTCCAGTGACTTTAAAG gAGGCCTATGTGCAAAAGATGGTAAAGGTGTGCAATGACTCAGACCGCTGGAGTCTCATCTCCCTCTCCAACAACCGTGGCAAGAACGTGGAGCTCAAGTTCGTGGACTCTCTTCGACGGCAGTTTGAGTTCAGTGTGGACTCCTTCCAGATCCGCCTGGACTCACTTCTCCTCTTCTATGAGTGCTCAGAGCACCCCATGGCTGCCACTTTCCACCCCACAATTCTCGGGGAGAGTGTCTACGGCGACTTCCCCACCGCCCTCGATCACCTGCGCAAGCGCCTCATCTGCACCAGGAGCCCTGAGGAGATTCGAGGTGGGGGTTTACTGAAgtactgccacctgctggtgcgGGGTTTCCGTGCAGCTTCTGACAGTGAGATGAAACTGCTGCAGCGCTACATGTGCTCGCGCTTTTTCATAGACTTTTCTGACGTGAGTGAGcagaggaggaagctggagtccTATCTGCAGAACCACTTTGTAGACCTGGAGGACAGGAAGTATGACTATCTGGCCACACTGTACGATGTGGTGCAGGAGAGCACGGTGTGCCTGATGGGCCACGAGAGGCGTCAGACGCTCAGCCTCATCTCTTCGCTGGCACTGCGGGTCCTGGCCGAGCAGAACGCCATTCCCAACGCTGCCAACGTCACCTGCTTCTACCAGCCGGCTCCTTATGTCTCAGATGGCAACTTCAGCAACTATTACGTTGCACAGGTTCAGCCTGTCTACCCCTGTCCTCCCTCGCCTCCTCAGCATTACCTTCCTCCTCCGCAACATCCCATGTACGCCACCTGGTTGCCCTGTAACTAA